Proteins from a single region of Sporosarcina sp. P33:
- the guaA gene encoding glutamine-hydrolyzing GMP synthase produces the protein MSNAPLLVEQEKIVVLDYGSQYNQLFTRTIREFGVYSELHAHTTTVEELKEMNPVGIVLSGGTASAGDAAAYDINPEILKLGIPVLGISYGTQLIIEHLGGTVEVNADGEGKEELVTVDTTSALFAGQTEKQNVWVKDSAHVAQLPDGFTSSATDSEGNIVAVSNDAQQIYAIQFHPEEHRSEHGKDFLRHFVFEICKAKGDWTMERFIEIEVEKIRSTVGDRKVLCALSGGVDSSVVAALIDRAIGDQLTCIFVDHGLLRKGEVESVVKTFSEQFSMHFIKVDARKRFLDKLAGVTEPEQKRKIIGNEFIYVFDEESAKLDGIKFLAQGTIYADIIESGTATSATIKSHHNVGGLPEDMDFELIEPLRALFKDEVRAVGAELGLPEEIVNRQPFPGPGLGVRVLGEITEDKLEIVRDADFILRDEIAKAGLDRSIWQYFAVLPNIRSVGVRNEQRSYDYAIGIRAVHSVDGMTADWARIPWDVLEKISTRITSEVDQVNRVVYDITAKPPGTIEWE, from the coding sequence TTGTCAAATGCTCCTTTGTTAGTCGAACAAGAAAAAATTGTGGTTCTCGATTACGGCAGTCAGTATAATCAGCTCTTCACGCGTACGATCCGTGAATTTGGTGTGTACAGTGAGTTACATGCGCATACAACGACTGTTGAGGAATTGAAAGAAATGAATCCGGTCGGTATCGTGCTTTCCGGGGGTACAGCTTCTGCAGGAGATGCAGCAGCGTATGATATTAATCCGGAAATATTAAAACTTGGTATCCCGGTGCTGGGCATCAGTTACGGAACGCAGCTTATCATCGAGCATTTGGGCGGTACAGTGGAAGTGAATGCGGACGGCGAAGGAAAAGAAGAATTGGTTACAGTGGATACCACATCTGCATTGTTCGCGGGACAAACAGAGAAGCAGAACGTTTGGGTGAAAGACAGTGCTCATGTAGCACAATTACCAGATGGGTTCACGTCTTCAGCAACGGACTCTGAAGGTAATATCGTCGCTGTTTCCAACGACGCACAACAGATCTATGCAATTCAATTCCATCCCGAAGAGCACCGTTCAGAACACGGCAAAGATTTTTTACGGCACTTCGTTTTTGAAATCTGTAAAGCCAAGGGCGATTGGACTATGGAACGATTCATCGAGATCGAAGTGGAGAAGATCCGTTCGACAGTAGGTGACCGCAAAGTATTATGCGCACTGAGCGGCGGAGTAGATTCTTCTGTCGTTGCTGCTTTAATCGACCGGGCGATCGGCGATCAGCTGACATGTATCTTTGTCGATCACGGCTTGCTCCGTAAAGGGGAAGTCGAGAGTGTTGTCAAGACTTTCAGTGAACAATTCAGCATGCACTTCATTAAAGTGGATGCGCGCAAACGTTTCCTGGACAAGCTGGCGGGTGTTACAGAACCTGAACAAAAACGTAAGATTATCGGTAATGAATTTATTTACGTGTTTGATGAGGAATCCGCTAAACTGGATGGTATTAAATTTTTAGCGCAAGGTACGATTTATGCAGACATTATCGAAAGCGGAACTGCTACATCTGCCACTATCAAGTCTCACCATAATGTAGGCGGCCTGCCTGAAGATATGGATTTCGAGCTGATTGAGCCGCTTCGTGCTTTATTCAAAGATGAAGTGCGTGCAGTTGGAGCGGAATTGGGCTTGCCGGAAGAAATCGTGAACCGTCAGCCATTCCCTGGACCGGGTCTCGGAGTTCGTGTACTTGGTGAGATCACAGAAGACAAGCTGGAAATCGTTCGTGATGCTGACTTCATTTTACGTGATGAAATTGCGAAAGCAGGCTTGGACCGTTCGATTTGGCAATACTTCGCAGTGCTGCCGAATATCCGCAGTGTCGGTGTCCGAAATGAACAGCGCTCCTATGATTATGCGATCGGTATCAGAGCGGTTCATTCAGTGGATGGGATGACAGCGGACTGGGCTCGTATACCTTGGGATGTACTGGAGAAAATCAGTACCCGCATTACGTCTGAAGTCGACCAGGTGAATCGCGTAGTATATGATATTACGGCAAAACCTCCTGGCACGATTG